From Glycine max cultivar Williams 82 chromosome 11, Glycine_max_v4.0, whole genome shotgun sequence, the proteins below share one genomic window:
- the LOC100809679 gene encoding protein kinase APK1A, chloroplastic-like, with amino-acid sequence MGVCLSTQIKAGLNSKHVSADAKDHSSPISNKITKDVSTPISKVSEVSVPQTPRIEGEILQSSNLKNFSLTELTAATRNFRKDSVLGGEGDFGSVFKGWIDNQSLAAAKPGTGVVVAVKRLSLDSFQGQKDWLDEVNYLGQLSHPHLVKLIGYCFEDEDRLLVYEFMPRGSLEYHLFMRGSYFQPLSWGLRLKVALGAAKGLAFLHSAETKVIYRDFKTSNVLLDSNYNAKLADLGLAKDRPTREKSHVSTRVMGTYGYAAPEYQTTGNLSAKSDVFSFGVVLLEMLSGRRAVDKNRPSGQHNLVEWAKPYLANKHKLLRVLDNRLEGQYALDEACKVATLSLRCLATESKLRPTMDEVVTDLEQLQVPHVNQNRSVNASRGRRKSADDFTHGRIATASVSPLSHDIANTRP; translated from the exons ATGGGAGTTTGTTTGAGCACCCAAATTAAAGCTG GGTTAAATTCAAAGCATGTTAGTGCCGATGCAAAAGATCACAGCAGTCCAATTagcaataaaattacaaaagatGTCAGCACACCAATCAGTAAAGTCTCAGAGGTATCAGTGCCTCAGACTCCTCGGATTGAGGGTGAGATCTTGCAGTCATCCAATCTGAAGAACTTTAGTTTGACAGAACTCACAGCTGCCACAAGAAATTTCCGTAAAGACAGTGTTTTAGGAGGAGAAGGTGATTTTGGATCAGTTTTCAAGGGCTGGATTGATAATCAATCACTGGCTGCTGCCAAACCTGGCACTGGCGTTGTTGTTGCAGTGAAAAGACTTAGTCTGGATAGCTTCCAAGGTCAGAAGGATTGGTTG GATGAAGTAAACTATCTAGGCCAGCTTTCTCATCCTCATCTAGTGAAATTAATTGGGTATTGCTTTGAAGATGAAGACCGACTTCTGGTCTATGAATTTATGCCTCGTGGTAGCTTGGAGTATCACTTGTTCATGA GAGGCTCGTATTTTCAACCTCTTTCTTGGGGTCTCCGTTTGAAAGTTGCTCTTGGCGCTGCCAAAGGGCTTGCATTTCTTCACAGTGCTGAAACAAAAGTGATATACCGAGATTTCAAGACCTCAAATGTCTTGCTGGATTCA AATTATAATGCAAAGCTTGCTGATTTGGGGCTGGCAAAGGACAGACCAACACGTGAGAAAAGTCATGTCTCCACCAGGGTAATGGGAACCTATGGATATGCAGCTCCTGAATATCAAACCACAG GAAATCTGAGTGCCAAGAGTGATGTCTTCAGTTTTGGAGTAGTCCTGCTGGAAATGTTATCTGGCAGGAGGGCTGTGGACAAGAATAGACCATCAGGACAACACAATTTGGTGGAATGGGCCAAACCATACTTAGCCAACAAACACAAACTTTTGCGTGTGTTGGATAATCGCCTTGAAGGCCAATATGCATTAGATGAGGCATGTAAGGTGGCTACCCTCTCTCTGCGATGCCTTGCAACAGAATCCAAGTTGAGACCAACCATGGACGAGGTTGTCACGGATTTGGAGCAGCTGCAGGTTCCCCATGTGAATCAAAATCGTTCTGTGAATGCCTCTCGCGGTCGTAGAAAAAGTGCTGATGATTTTACTCATGGTAGAATCGCCACAGCTTCTGTTTCCCCGCTCTCACATGACATTGCAAATACACGTCCTTGA
- the LOC100305425 gene encoding protein kinase: MKCFYFSNGEDEDSVGGGAAASSRGGSTSRVSWARSLSLMDTRSSSRSHFDSESTEFSDTVDFHHFLAQRRANDLRLFSFSDLKSATRAFSRALLVGEGGFGSVYRGFLDQNDVAIKQLNRNGHQGHKEWINEVNLLGVMKHPNLVKLVGYCAEDDERGIQRLLVYEFMPNKSLEDHLLARVPSTIIPWGTRLRIAQDAARGLAYLHEEMDFQLIFRDFKTSNILLDENFNAKLSDFGLARQGPSEGSGYVSTAVVGTIGYAAPEYVQTGKLTAKSDVWSFGVVLYELITGRRAVERNLPKNEQKLLEWVRPYVSDPRKFYRIVDPRLEGQYCIKSAHKLAILANKCIMKQPKSRPKMSEVVESLGSIINEIVPQDEQIPQAAVVAIGEEKEEKLSVENTKPEPSAKQGNYYLKKVFELKDIVSLRNKSIGRLDWKSWAPGLVRTW; the protein is encoded by the exons ATGAAGTGTTTCTATTTCTCAAACGGAGAAGACGAGGATTCCGTGGGGGGAGGAGCGGCGGCGAGTTCGCGCGGCGGCTCCACCTCGCGCGTGTCGTGGGCTCGTTCGCTGAGCCTGATGGACACGCGCAGCAGCAGCCGCTCCCACTTCGACTCCGAGTCGACGGAGTTCTCCGACACGGTGGACTTCCACCACTTCCTGGCGCAGCGCCGCGCCAACGATCTCcgtctcttctccttctccgaCCTGAAATCCGCCACGCGCGCCTTCAGCCGCGCCCTCCTCGTCGGCGAGGGAGGCTTCGGCTCCGTCTACCGCGGCTTCCTCGACCAAAACGACGTCGCGATCAAGCAGCTGAACCGCAACGGCCACCAAGGGCACAAGGAGTGGATCAACGAGGTGAACCTGTTAGGTGTCATGAAGCACCCTAATTTGGTGAAGTTGGTTGGGTACTGTGCCGAAGACGATGAGAGAGGGATTCAGAGGCTTTTGGTTTACGAGTTTATGCcgaataagagcttggaggatcATCTCCTTGCAAGAGTGCCATCGACGATAATCCCTTGGGGAACCAGGTTGAGGATCGCGCAGGATGCGGCGAGGGGTTTGGCGTATCTTCATGAGGAAATGGATTTTCAG CTAATATTTCGGGATTTTAAGACATCCAACATCTTGCTGGACGAGAATTTCAATGCAAAGCTTTCTGATTTTGGACTGGCTAGGCAAGGACCCTCAGAAGGGTCTGGCTATGTTTCAACAGCA GTTGTCGGCACCATAGGTTATGCTGCACCTGAGTATGTTCAGACTGGTAAGCTAACTGCTAAGAGTGATGTGTGGAgctttggtgtagttctttatGAGCTTATCACTGGGAGGAGAGCTGTAGAGAGAAACCTACCAAAAAATGAGCAAAAGCTTTTGGAATGGGTAAGACCTTATGTTTCTGATCCTAGGAAGTTCTATCGTATTGTAGACCCCCGACTTGAGGGACAATACTGCATCAAATCAGCTCATAAACTTGCAATTCTAGCAAACAAGTGCATCATGAAGCAGCCAAAGTCCCGTCCAAAAATGAGCGAGGTGGTTGAGTCTCTTGGAAGCATTATTAATGAGATTGTTCCTCAGGATGAACAAATCCCCCAAGCTGCTGTAGTAGCAattggagaagaaaaagaagaaaagttatCTGTAGAGAACACTAAACCTGAACCTTCAGCTAAACAAGGGAACTATTACCTGAAGAAGGTTTTTGAATTGAAAGATATTGTCAGCTTAAGAAATAAGTCTATTGGAAGGTTAGATTGGAAAAGTTGGGCACCTGGGCTAGTAAGAACTTGGTGA